The Oreochromis aureus strain Israel breed Guangdong linkage group 15, ZZ_aureus, whole genome shotgun sequence genome contains the following window.
TCTTTTCCCAGCGTGTCGTCATAAATATGGTATTACCATTCAAGCCAAATCCAGTTTCTTCTGTGTTTCTGATAGCTTGTCCTGGAGTCGTTTTTTCCTCCAGTCCAGAAACCTTCTCCTCATTCTGTTAGCCTGCCACCCCGCCAAGAAGCCGGCAGCGAAAGAAACCACAACGGCGACCTGTAGTGTCCTCTCCGAGACGTCTGCCATGTTCACCTCTGTCTGACAGATGCACACATTTGTGGAAGCATGAAAATCTTAATACAGGAAGTGAACTCCTGcgagtcttcttcttcttcttcttcttgtgctgGGTTTACTAGCAATTAGCTAACTGCTTAAGCGTGCCACCTACTGGGCTGAAGTGTGTAGCAGAAGGTTAGCAGGCAAGCTAAAGTTGAGAAAATAGCAACTAAGTACCTAAATACCTaattaactaaataaataaattatttattaagaCCATTCTTCTTATAAGTGTTGAATACTGACTAAGTGTTTACTacagtgtttcttttaatttctagaTACCTTTTTCAAACACAGATATGCTTTTAAATATCTCACTGGTtactttattaggcacacctgTTTAGCTACTCATTAATATAAATTTCTAATTACCCAATCACAGGATAGCAGCTGAATGGATTTAGGTATGTATGCATGGTCAAAACAACATGgtaaagttcaaactgagcatcatgGGTCACTTAAAtgggatttaagtgactttgaatgtgctATTGTTgttggtctgagtattttagacactgctactctgtttggaaataaaaaaaatatccagtgagtggctGATctttgggtgaaaatgcctagttgatgccagaggtcagagaagaatggccagactgcttcaagctgctactgtagctcaaataaccactcgtcacaaccaaggtatgcaacTTTTGGAATGTGGTGGAGCATGACATCATGGATCTACAGCCAACAAATCTTGtcatgctatcatgtcaacatggaccaaaatctcgaGGCAAGTTTTCAGCGCCTTATTGAATCTATGCAATGAACTGTTAAGGCTGTTCCGAAGCTAAAAGCAATAGTAAGATTTACCTAATAGTGGCGTGTGAGTGTAGCAGTGACTTCCTGTGTCATTGAGGTTTGTgaagtttttcctttgtgaAGCTTTTCGCCTCTGCTATAATTGAttaatcttttctttttataattgAATCTGTAAAGGACCTGATtggtttttcagtttttatatcGCTTCATCATGTGTTTCTATATCAACAATCAAATCACAGCTTAAATGAACACTTATTAGTAATatagtaataatagtaatattaGTTATTGAAAGTGCaaacaaaaaatctgaaaattggAATGCAATTTGTGGTTGCTTTTTGTAGCCTGTTATCACAGAGAAAGGTTTTACTACATATATTGATAAGCAATCTGATATTCTAACTGCTTTATGATACTGTGGGATAAAACCTGCAGCACCAGTGCATTCTAGCCTTTGCACCATATGTGAACATGATCATTTGATTTGCAAAGTGCAGTTCTGTCTACTTTGCAATAtgtattattgcaaagtggaagtgtttaggaaccacagcaaGTCAGCCAGACCACGTGGCAGACCACATGAAGTTACAGAGCTGGGTCACCGGGTGCTGAGGTGTGTAAAAGTCATCCACGCTCTGCTGATTCAATAAAAGCAGTTTCAAACCTACCGTGGCATTACTATCAACACAAAACTGTGCACCAAGAACCTTATgacatgggtttccatggctgagTAGCTTCTCTGGATGTATTATAAGTGCCTCACTTCACAGTAGTTCATCCTGTAAATGTACTTTTTGCAAACCTTTGTACATTTATACTTACAATTAGTTTTCCAAAAAGAGAAGAAATTCAATTAAATAAATTCAAGTGATAGTATTATTTCTGTTATTGGTAATTTTCTATACATGCTGATATCCCAGAAATATTGTATTCTCAATTCCTTGGCTATGATACATCCTGCTTTGTCTGTTTTACAATACAGCTCCtatttcagataaataaacacaattttatCTCTCATCCTTTATGTTGACTAACAGCACAAAATCCAGTTAAATCAGAGACAGGATTAAAATAAAGCCAGGTTTATTTAAGTATCAAACAGTAAAGAACATCAAAATTCAATTAACGTAGGTCACTAACTCAAAAATTGACAACATCCAGAGATTCTTAAATTTGTTAAAATAGCTCATGTGCTAAATGTTTGTGTTCATTTCTTGCACGTCTTTAAAATCAAGTTTGATAAagtgaaactgttttttttttaatcataaaagATACTagtctgtggtgtttaaacaaagCATTGAAGCATTGAAAAAATCCAAGATTAAAGTAAGTAACAAGTActgtacacatttttttttttaaaaggaattGTTTAACCAAGTTTGACAAATACTGTGTATGACTACCTTTTGTACAATGTCGCACAAGAAAACTGTATTTGGTGGCTGCATAGCCCTGATTCTGACACGGCAATGTTTAAaagaaaccacaaaaaaaaacccaaatgttAATGCTCGAGACATTTTACATACAGCAGTTTCCCTTTTTAACAGTTAAAGGATGAAATCCTGCTCCATTCAAAATGACTGAAGAGGTAACGTATGAGAAGAATGTAACCTGAAGGAAGTCACAGAGGTGAAGTTTGCAAGTAGATATGTTGTAAAATGTAGTGATTGTAGTGGTAGTATCTGTTTCGGTGAGCACCCAGTTGTACGAGGTTTATTAAATTTGCTTTGTCTCATGCTACATTGCAACCCCAGTGGAAAAAAGAAGTCATATTTCCTTCCTGTCATTATGAGCACTGTGTGATTACAGACATCTACGACTGGTAAAAAATCTTGATCGCTTCACTTGAGCTCTGGTGTGGTTTGTGGTCAGAATCTTCACATTAACAAATCacttctttctttatttctttattttttaaaacttttcccAAATATGAGCTCTATCACTCCTTTCaaaaagcaggaactccagcaacacttgagggaagaagaacaactttaataactgaccaacgcgtttcggcttgtggccttcatcagggtcatagtaaaacattgtaaaaaattacttaaatacaagacaggaaacagaaaaaaaattcaaattaaccAGTCAAAACTTCATAGATAGGTCAGCTGACATATAATAGGTAGGTATTGGTTAATTGGTTAAGTACCAATTTTTAAAGACTTTACATTTTAGAGACATAAATAAGGATCTTTTAACAAATGTGTTCCCATGTGATGATGTAATCTTGTTTTCTAATTCAAACGTGTTTTTACCATTAAagacttcctttttttcttttttttaaatctgtgtgtatatttatagtATCCTTCTTATGCATTTCATGCATGTGTTATTTTCAGACATATGGGGGTTATGTCACCCCCCCCTCCTCATCATCATTAATGATCTAGTCCAGTATTTACTTGGGCGTGACTTAACCAATTAACCAATACCTACCTATTATATGTCAGCTGACCTATCTATGAAGTTTTGACTggttaatttgaattttttttctgtttcctgtcttgtatttaagtaattttttacaatgttttactatgaccctgatgaaggccacaagccgaaacgcgttggtcaattattaaagttgttcttcttccctcaagtgttgctggTGTTCCTGCTTTTTGAATTCTTTCATcctctccatgcaccttggaagcaggtgaagttgtgccagaaattTTTGCTGCGCTCTATCACTCCTTTCTCATGAAGTTTTACACATTCCAGTATTATAAATGTACACTTTGTATTGTCAAGTCTCTGGCATATAAACCATTTGCTTGGCCAACAAGTGCGCACTTAAAGTTCAGAGATGTTTGAGAACTGTGCCCTCAAAATGGCTCAGTAACAGCGCTGTTTTGTTCTAGATTATCTTGAAACAGACTTCCAAATCGACTTAGTGAACAGTTTGAGTTATTAATTACAAGTCATGTCACCAACTTCAACCTGGATAAACGTGACCAAGTGAGGATAAAATGGACTATCTTAAAAGTCCAGCAGCAAGACTTTGTAAAGTTTAAATGTGTTACTGAGGTAAAGCACCCTAGAAGTTTATAATGATATAATACAGTATCCAGTGATTATGATCTGCACAAATTAACGATGCCCAAGCTCAAAAATGATTATTACAGGTCGTACTTCAATATACCGTAGCTGCCATCTGTTTGGCAACAAACTATTTACAATCTAAAGCAGTTCAGGTATAAAGTAAAGGGAGACAAAAGTAAAATAACTGTTTGAGCTTTTAAATGTCCTAACATGTACAGTCACAGTGTCCAATCTGTGGACAAAGTGTGGTGTAAATGTAGTAAAAGCCAGCATATATTTGGATCAGACGTTCGTGATGTATTGCTGATGACTTAGAAAGGTTTCGGGAATCGGCACCGACTCGTTGCTCTTAAAAATTAACGAGGCGATCGAGGACTCGGCTCACGACCGGCTCTGCTTGAGCCTGTCGATGTGGTAGCAGAGTTTGAGGGCTGGTCCCAGCTTCAATCCCAGGTACTTCATCATCATCTCGCTTTTCAGAAGGAGTAGGGCGTCCCCATCTATTTCCTGGAATATAGGAAGATATAGTTGTAaaccaacagaaaaaaaaaatgggttaCTTTAAATATTCCACCCAAGTGCTGTGTGAGAAATGGAGGCAGCACAGTGACTTATTTAAAAGGCTCGGGGACAAACCTTCGTGTGCTTTAAAAATTCTTTAATAATATTCATGCAGTTTTCATTTCAGCTCATTTACATTCAGGACCACAGGGCACTGGGTGACAGATAAATTGAGCTACAGCTGTCATATAAGAGATTTTTAAATAGAAAGCATACCCTGCTTCTTGTAAGCGGTGCCCCAGTGCATGTTGGGAAATGAGCTCAGTTCCAGTACATTTAGTATTTAAGTTACCCAGCATTAAGCGGTTTGGACTTACATGCTTCCTGAATGCTTCCGCATGGGGTCCCAGAGCTTGGGGATCAGCATCTTTAATGAACCAAACCACATCCTCTACACCCCAGCTGGAAGGGTCCTTACCAACAGGACGCTTGCACTCTCCGGCATCTGACATCGGGCTGTAGGCTAGAGAGCAAAAGAGGACAGGCAGGGTGAATttttattctaaaaaaaaaattataaaaaaattgATGGTCTCATAATGTCTCCTGAAAAGAACTTAGAACACAGTCTATAGACTCTGAAGTGATGCGAAAGAGCCTTTACTGCTCATCTGTTTTTTTGgcctctgtaaacactttacTTAAGAGATAATGTCTCAATCGCAAGTTTTGAGTTTTATTAATAGACAGCAgtctcttattttgaaatttcaCCCAGTTAGATTTACATAGATGATGAAGGACGGTGTACTTTAGCTTGTGAGTAAAAAGTTGCAGAGCAGAATACTTGGTTTCTCAGCCAATCAACCCCTCTCTttccttacttcctgtttcaaaaaATGTAGATGCCGTCGGCCAAAATTCTCAACTCATGGTTTCAAAACAAGTCGGCAAAACAGTGCTTGTGATAATGACGATTTGGAAAATGCTAGAAGCAGCTGGCCTGGCTCTGTCTGAAGGAAACATTACAGAGACAGTGTCACCTCCTAGGCTAACCAATTAATTAGGGAAAACAACAATTAAAAATTGTATATTACAATTTTACAAAGTGTTAGCCTCGGGTCACACTGAATTTAGGCAGTATTAGCATGTGTACTACTTATGTCTTGTCACGGGTCTTCCAGAGATTGCTAATCTCAGCATATTTAGGCAGAGGTCTCAGGTTAATCTTTTTGCATTGCCCAGAATTCGATTATATTCAAGCTAAAAAAAACTCAGGGTTTCTCACACTAAAGGTGCAGCACACCTGACTGTGTGACTTTACATGGCCAGATCTATGATGGAAACTCACCCATCCCAAACCACTTACAGCACAAATGCCGTTATTATGCTGTAAACTAGCACAACTAAAAATGTAGGCAGATGTTAAAGAAACGCGTatgaaaataaatgcaaatatcCCCCGGATGATGAGTGATCTGGGCCTTCGTTGGTCCAAATAATTTCATCTTTAAAGATGTTGATAACATAATTACAATGCAAGTATAAACCAACACTAATGGCACAGGTGATGTGCATGGAAGTGCACCTGGCAATAATTTATAGCCTCACCATTTCTGTTTCCCTCCTGGTGACTTCCTGGGCTTGACGCTTGTCTGCACATGCCTGCTGTAGCAGAGCAACTGCTGCCACGGTAACCGTAGGACTGCTTCGTCTGATACTGTGATGTCGTGACGCTGAATGCAGAGTCACTGGGATCTATAGCATAGCGCCTCGAGTCCACCGGTGGGTCACATAAAAAATCATCAGCCAATGGCGTCTCCGCTGGGGAGGGAAGTACAGGAAGTGGCATTGTTAAAGCCAAAcccaactgaaaaaaatgttgcttttttttaacatgactaTTGCAATTATACTGTGAGATATCCCACTATGATTATCAGAGGATGTACCCTAACAACCCTGAATGAAACGACTTTCATGGATTATCATGAAAGCTTGATATGCCTGTGTTGCACTGAGGCAATGGCAAAAAATTAAGGCTAAATTAAAATGCTAATGACATTTCTGTTGGCCTTAGCTTTAGACTATGTTAGGTGCTAGTTGATATTAACAAGGAAAAAGATGCTGAACATAGTACAAGCTATTATAGCTTAAAAATCATTGCATAAAGGTCAATGTATAGCCTCAAAACGCTGCTAGTGTGGCTGTATTGTTCAAACTGGGCGATAGATACAAAATTCAGGACTCTGTGATGAGCATATGAAATTTGCAATgagtcaagaaaaaaaaagaacttaatATTTTCCTCTATTTTCAGACCAGTATAAAGTCTTTGGGTTCATATAGTATATTAGACAGGTTCTTTTCACCagactagaataataaagaaagaactgtataataaatacaaaGCTAATCTTTAGGTAAGCTGCATTAAAGCCCCCGCGGCCCGTAACTGTATGGATCTGAAATGGATGAAAGATAGTCAGTAATTCCTCAGAGTCTGCTCCCTTTGTGCCAGCTTTTCAGCTTGTCAATAATGTAAATGCTTGCTAGTTAAGTCAGAACCAGGCAGATACAGATTTTCCTAATGACAGATTTATAACATCGAAATATACTACTAAGATGATTTTGCATTGTTTCTGCATTATGCTCATGCAAAGGTTAAATGTACTGCTATTGTGTTCTGAAAAATCAATTATGATTAAGATCTGGGCATGCAAATTTGAAGGATTACACACCCCCACATGCACACAATAAGGCACACATGCCCTACAGAATGTATTTTGATACTTTTCAAATATAAGCAGTTAGATATATAAGCAGTATTTTGCTGCATATCTACGAGTCCATTGCAACAGCTAAAAAGCCGTCTTTGATATTTACATCATAACGTATTACTGCGGCACATACTTATATATGTGCCTGTTAAAAATAAGATTTAGAAGATTAGTCACTCAAAAGGAAATGAATACTTCCAATATACATAGATGCTcctgaaatgctttttttccactggaggaaaaaaaatatcaatatcTGTCTGGGTGGCACCACGGGGATCGTGCTGATTTTTTGTCTGCATCCATATGCGCATGTGCACTTCTTCTCTGTGTCTACAGCCTGACATCAAACACTTTTCATGATTTGCATGAACAAAGAGCAAACGGCTGGTCCTTGACACATGAGATTCCCCCCTCTAACCTTAAATACACTTAAGGCAGCCTTTAAATATTTGCTTATTCAAAGCAAGGCAAATCTTTAGGATtggaaagatttttttaaaatgaaagaaagcatgGTTGTATGACTTTTGTAAGGAAAAGAGGCTGGGAAGATTGGAAGGGAAAACAAAATATGTAACTGGGTTATATGTGAAGGTGTGAGCCCTTTATTCTAAATAAATCCACATATACTCGTGGtttaaattacataaataaattaggGAAAACCAGTCACTGATGTATTTAGAGAACAACAATGAGACATCACACTGGAAAAAAATAGACAGAAGCATGTTATCTTGCCCCTCAATTAAAGTCAAAGGCAGAGTAGTAAAGGATGGGGGGTTGTGGGGGTGGTGGTGCGAGATAATACAAGAAgtagacaaaacaaaaaagaagaagggggAGGCCACAAAGTCACAGCATCACTTCAACCAGTGAATGCACAATGAGAATCACATTTTGAAAAACCACCATTGGTTAGCTTTCCTTAATCGTTCCTCCCATTATTCTGGGCCATAGTTTACATCTGTTTGCATACATATGTGTGAATGAATGTGAGACCGTATAGTTGATTATGTGTATGTTGGAATATGTATGTTTATCTTTAATGCATGGCTTGAAGCTGTGTTTTGAAAAGTGCCCTATTTCTCcactattgttattattaatgacCAAGCTTCTTTATAGAAAAACTGATAATGATAACTGTCTTTTTACCTGTCAGGACCTGTGGTGTGGCAGAATGGGGGACGATGGCAGCGTCCTGTGGGATGGAGCCCATCTCTGGCTCTGGTGTGCTGCTGGGAGGAGAATTGGCTAGAGGGGACATCACCATCCTGGGCTTCAGCTACAGGGGAACATACACATGCAGTCGCTAATTAGAGGTTCTGCATGTTGAAAACTGACATGGGTGAAAGAAAATCCTTAGATCATTACCTATAATGCAGCACATACTGTAAAGTCTGGTTAATGAGCTAGGCTAAAGCGCATTACTGTAGCATTACAGCTGAGGACAAAAGCATCTTGTTGTGAGCTTTGTTTAAAAGCAGGCAGGCAACCACAACAGATAAACTCACCAGACACTTTATTAAATACAGTCTTGGTTAGACCcttttttgccttcagagctgccttaAGTCCTTGCTGCATGGATTCAAcaatgctggaaacattcctctgagactttggtccagactgacatgagaaaatcagacagttgctgcagattcatcagctgcacatccatgatgtggatctcctgctccaccacattacagtacagtgaactcactgccATGTTCAGGAAACTAGTTAGAGAttatctgagctttgtgacgtgGTGCCCAGAGCAGCCATCAGGTCATAAATGGATAGGGATGGTCACCAACAATAATCAGGTAGGCTGTGTTGGTATTAAAGGGCCCaaagtttgcaaagaaaatatCCACCATACCAttccaccaccaacaacaagctgaaaTGCTGATACAagacaggatggatccatgctttcatgatgtttatgccaaattttgGTGCAAACATTCACACTGGCGTAACCATGTCTACATGGCTAAAAGCACGGAGCTAGTGTTGAGCGATTGGTTGATTGATATATGAATTATACCTgctaaagtggctggtgagtgtataaAAATCAATACATACCATACCGAGATACAATTACCAGCTTTAACttttttcatataaaatatCATCACTTCATCATTTTATCCTTTCTAAAATTCTATGAAAACTCTCAATTTATGcccaaaaacatgttttgtgaGCTCACAGTCAATTTGGCAAATTTATTACTGATGGTTATGCGTGTTAAATGTTTATGCCAAAGTTTAAGAAGTTCCCTTAAGATGTTCCTTAGACACCTCATTCATGAGCATGGGATACGGTATTCCATTCATTCGCGTACTATATAGTACTGTCAAAAACGCTGAGCCACCCATAATTTCTTGATagtttgctaggaaaatggagACTACAGGTGCAACGATTTATTGAAAACTGTGGAAATATAAATGGAAATAGTATATAAAGCAAAAAGTAGAGTTTCTACTATTCTGATAAGCTTATAAttccacctttattcttcaacacatccTGAACTCTCATAGGCaagctttcttttcatttctttaagaagtcttcaggaatagttctccaggcttcctgaaagacattcaaagctcttctttggatgttggctgccttttgatGCGTTCCCAgccaagatgatcccacactgcttcaaagattttgaggtccaggctctggggaggccaatccatgactgatggtgttccattgtttgtttatctatccaggtatgtttttattacatttgcagaatgtttgggatcactgtcgtTCTGAAAACCAGGACATCTGGATCAATCTCTACATCAGACCTGTTACCACTGACTGTCAGTCAGCAAACCTCATCTTTTCTACccatttcccttccttaaggataacttcttgacagccatcctTCCACAACAGATGGTGCAGCTGAAgtgccagatgcatctctcaggtccagTGTAATTGGCTGGATCTTTTTGTATTTCTTAAAGACATGACTTTTAGATGCTGTTCATCAGCTGTGGATAGTTTTTTAGGCCTACCACTGCTTCTTATGTCATCCACTTGTCCAGTTCTCAGTTTTTTTAAGGACTAACATTCGAGCAAAATAAAGAATGAAACCTAGGTTAAGTGTATGTTTCACAAGGAAGAAAATACCTTAGTCATGCAAAGGAATGGAAACCCAACATGACAACATGAAAACTGTGTGAAAATTCGACTGTGTTTGTTCACAGGAAGACTCAACGGAGTGCACTcggtgcaaaaaaaagaaaaatgcattaaaagcaTTTTTCAGTTGTTGATCACATATGTGAGGGAAGTGGTTTGTATGTATAACCACCAAGGATTCAGGGAAATACGTATAGATGAGCAACCTCAAAACACAGATGACCTATACTCAGTGCTGTATATGATCGTACGCTGTACCAACAAAGACTGCTGCGCTGCTGTGTAGACACTGTTTCCCTCTTCTATGAAAGGAATGCCCAGCTACATGATTAAACTAAAAAATTAAACTGACCTTAAAACCAGGCTTCCTGCCTCTTTTCTTCGGGATCTTAAGGGGCGACAGAGTTTCAACATAGTGGCTCTGGAACTCCAGCTTTCGGATAGGAGGGCGTCCTCGCTTCCTGCCAGGCACCTTACCTTGGGGCCCCGGTATGAACTGGGGGTCGAGAGCGGAAGCCTGCATCTCCGAGCCGGCGGACAAGGAACTCATCAGACCTGAGAGACAGCGGGAGAGATTATCAAACTCAAACTggcagcttttaaaaaagcGTGCAACACTGCTCAGCTGCAAATCACAGTGGAAAGTCAGAGGctcgctcacacacactcaccgcCCCCTCCTCCGAAACACACCGAAAATATAGGAAGTAGTAGAAACAAAGCCACATAAAGCTTTGTACTTTACTCCACCCCTCCCCCCCAACCCTCCAGCTGCAAAGATTGCAATAAATATCATTACTGCActaagagagagagggagaaagagagagagagagacaaagccCCGCAAGcaggcagacacacaaacagaggaaatgaaacccacaacacccacacacactatCAAACAATCAATGAAGTGCGCTgtcacacagacccacacacacacatttacacacgcACAGGCAGTACTTTCAAGTGTTTGATTCAGTGCCATTCATCCACACTGCCTCTCTCAATCTatctcaatcaatcaatcaatccatattgttttgtttgagtttttttttttattcatgcaaCAGAATCAGCTGACTTTACCTTTGAACATGAAGCTCTGTGCTTTACTTCTCAGAGCTCTCCTACCAATTTACCCGGTCAGCGGCACATTATTCTTTCATTTCTGTAAATGGCTAAACAACGCCTTGATGCAACTTGACTCCAGTGCAGACAGACAACAGTCTGCAAAGTATTTGccactgcagagagagagagagagagagaaacaggaacagaGGCAGACAGACCACGTGAATACGTACGATGCCttccatcctctctctctctctcttttcctcatACAGAAAAAGCTTCAAAATGACCTGCTGAGCGTTACTTACCATGCACACAGCTGTCTGTGCTAATTGCCGTCTCTGTGATGCCTCACCTCAGCAGCAGATTCGTGGATGTCCCCCCCCCCTTCTCCTCTCTGACAGATCTCGCTTGCTCCAGCAGTCTGCCGCTGCTGTCCTCCGCTGCCACACACTGACTGTCAAGACACCGGCAACTCCGcgtgcctctctctctctctctcttcctcaaTCTCCGACAcaaccccctcctcctctttctcttctaCCCTAACCCCCTTCCTGTGTGTCCCCTTTCAGTCGCCATAGCAACACGCCTCTAACATCCCGCGGCAGCCGGCAGACGTGCTGAGCTCAAAgcgctgtctgtgtgtgtgtgtgcgtgtgtgtgtgtggcagtgtGGGACAGTAATGTAATTACAGTTGCTGCATCTCGGGGTTCTTCTTGCCTgtcttcagaaaaaaacaacaaaaaagaaggcTCAGAGCGGGAAACAAGGGATTCAAGCTGTGCACCGTTTTGTGCTACAAGCGTATGAGTTACACACAGTAAAATGTCTGtgcgcatttttttttttttttttcattttttgggaAGAAATTTCTGCACAGGAAGCTTATTTTCTTAAAGAGTCCAGACCAAAATTGGAATATCTCGctatttgtttttcctctcctcAATTACTTTTGAATCCGTGAAGCTTATGCAGACTGGCTTTAAGGTAAAGAGATCAATTTTCCCTGTAAACATCAAACGGTTCAAGCAGAAGCCCCACAGCCCCTTTTGGTTGCGATAAAAGATCACACTGCTGTCAGAAACTCAACACTCTTCCTTTCATTTATAGTCTTCTTTGGCTTCTGTGTCAGCTAATGTAACGCAGTTCTTGTTTTATCTgtagtgaaaaagaaaacaaacatggaaagacaaagaaaagggGCCAGCCAAAGGCTTGTCTGTGTctctaaagtaaaaaaaaaaaaaaagaaaagaagaagaaagcaggCTCGAGAGGGCTTATTTGCTCTTAAAGGTTACAAGTGTACCAACTCGGGCTTTTCCCTTCAATGCATATCGATTAGTTACGCCCTGGTTGCAATGCCGGTTCCCGTTCCAAGCTGTATTTGCGGGGTTTTAACACTCAATCAGAAGCAGGTTAACCTTTCAAGAAGGAGCCTCAAACCCTGACGCACGCAGGGCACCCGCATTCGTGGCCTCTGCGAGCGTGTAAAGAGATTTGTCAAGAGTCGGCTGCAAAGCGTCGCTCGCGGGATGTTTTAACAGTGAATATTAGGGACCAGGTGAAGCCTACGTGattataaaaaacaacaataaacagCAAGGTCAGGACAAATACTCTGTAAAACTGTACACATACACGCACTGTAATGGCCTGAGTGCGCAGAAGTGAGAGCCATAAATCATAAAAGTAATTACGCGGTGAGATTAATCCTGATGTCCCTCTTCAATCAGTCCTGTCTCATTACGGCACATCACATTAGAGACATAGACAGACTGAGACAGAACAGATAATCATCTTTTACTTAAAAAAGAATTGGATATGAGGGGTGGGAGCCCATTAACGCTCACTGAGTCAATATGAGACAGCGCcagtttttgggggggttttttgcagGCATGCAGAAAGAGTTTGCAGCATTGCACGGGAC
Protein-coding sequences here:
- the LOC120433246 gene encoding mitoregulin-like → MADVSERTLQVAVVVSFAAGFLAGWQANRMRRRFLDWRKKRLQDKLSETQKKLDLA
- the scml4 gene encoding sex comb on midleg-like protein 4 isoform X3, which codes for MFKGLMSSLSAGSEMQASALDPQFIPGPQGKVPGRKRGRPPIRKLEFQSHYVETLSPLKIPKKRGRKPGFKLKPRMVMSPLANSPPSSTPEPEMGSIPQDAAIVPHSATPQVLTAETPLADDFLCDPPVDSRRYAIDPSDSAFSVTTSQYQTKQSYGYRGSSCSATAGMCRQASSPGSHQEGNRNAYSPMSDAGECKRPVGKDPSSWGVEDVVWFIKDADPQALGPHAEAFRKHEIDGDALLLLKSEMMMKYLGLKLGPALKLCYHIDRLKQSRS
- the scml4 gene encoding sex comb on midleg-like protein 4 isoform X1 translates to MRLRGGRDLNLDSHLELAPSPCPVTWLPGALSKGVRLRLRQDRRDHRGRSCWHLVDLDPESEPTVQSMKSQDTDTQSLMSSLSAGSEMQASALDPQFIPGPQGKVPGRKRGRPPIRKLEFQSHYVETLSPLKIPKKRGRKPGFKLKPRMVMSPLANSPPSSTPEPEMGSIPQDAAIVPHSATPQVLTAETPLADDFLCDPPVDSRRYAIDPSDSAFSVTTSQYQTKQSYGYRGSSCSATAGMCRQASSPGSHQEGNRNAYSPMSDAGECKRPVGKDPSSWGVEDVVWFIKDADPQALGPHAEAFRKHEIDGDALLLLKSEMMMKYLGLKLGPALKLCYHIDRLKQSRS
- the scml4 gene encoding sex comb on midleg-like protein 4 isoform X2: MRLRGGRDLNLDSHLELAPSPCPVTWLPGALSKGVRLRLRQDRRDHRGRSCWHLVDLDPESEPTVQSMKSQDTDTQSLMSSLSAGSEMQASALDPQFIPGPQGKVPGRKRGRPPIRKLEFQSHYVETLSPLKIPKKRGRKPGFKLKPRMVMSPLANSPPSSTPEPEMGSIPQDAAIVPHSATPQVLTAYSPMSDAGECKRPVGKDPSSWGVEDVVWFIKDADPQALGPHAEAFRKHEIDGDALLLLKSEMMMKYLGLKLGPALKLCYHIDRLKQSRS